From Leishmania donovani BPK282A1 complete genome, chromosome 34, the proteins below share one genomic window:
- a CDS encoding protein kinase, putative produces MQVDIGNNTVLQNFSSIVSSAEIRQLNDRLQQAYAGAAPAQATAAGHQEGGEPGTVLSQRRVYHNAVEGAAGAPSSHPNVSRLRRRSSLNLSRSSAGSRHSYHHYQGRQHGSTPRSRSGHSQSPEQPALWPQQATLGVSHIAAVTRITTPANSSTAVNNASVPSRANISGIPRILNSHVVQPPHLQQLLAPPQQTPAAFGGIGPSPAPMATVTSTPHRQQGWPDAAQDKGGAASPAGAVDGAPVCAGDNRSKGMFGKEGDGNCRRDEGSGPHGGGDARSRNCNDKPAAAASPKLAHTKIQVGMRLRRWIIINRIGAGSFGETFTAMEVDGPAEEEDSLTVASENMKLLENLPPVEERNEVCIKVEQENKNVLRLEALALKKVQPCPQVVRYLGSGCTNGMNYLVMEKLGSNLAELRRRSQHGTFNIYTTLKAGVSCLTAIRGVHDLGLVHRDIKPSNFVTGLPGTPDHTTCYLIDFGLARRFRRSNGEIRPPRENAGFRGTSRYASVASHHHQELGRVDDLWSLLFMLVEFATGTLPWRKYKEKDDIGRCKEESISPHLVRNLPREFQPFLAHLQTLRYEDEPDYDLLLTLMHRALERRGYPPNKPVEWEIDSSLADSCIDADGAPVVNAGAGAVQGSAAHLRDVGPAPDAAGNGHSIDGNASGRPLQPPPRRAAPLPGAVEMGSRELLHMPLHPDAAQPNSAASRVGSGNGAAGNGATASGYPADALHPHNSGTLRVSEVDIGGSGACQDSMHGNPPVGVDVSVQNRGPRPQGDSVDIPLTTACLAAEGSESPRAQASSGEYDHNEYSLRENGSGAYSPPMAPVSYFNAAVASGADPPGSSPAAGSLANSALEPNNATHWRETAAERNGLKRRSGQQQRENECDIPDITKRGAGRWHQHMVGPTADLDASVAADEQGEAHYGKDGKASSKKKLQCECVVM; encoded by the coding sequence ATGCAAGTCGATATCGGCAACAACACAGTCCTGCAGAACTTTAGCAGCATCGTCTCCAGTGCGGAGATTCGTCAGCTCAACGATCGTCTTCAGCAGGCCTacgccggtgcagcgccCGCGCAAGCTACCGCAGCAGGTCACCAGGAAGGCGGTGAACCTGGCACCGTGCTGTCCCAGCGACGCGTGTACCACAACGCTGTTGAAGGAGCAGCCGGTGCGCCGAGTAGCCACCCGAACGTTTCCCGCTTGCGTCGGCGCTCGTCTCTGAACCTGAGTCGCTCGTCCGCGGGATCGCGCCACTCGTATCACCACTACCAGGGTAGGCAACACGGCAGCACTccacgcagccgctccggGCACTCCCAGTCGCCTGAGCAGCCGGCTCTTTGGCCACAGCAGGCGACCCTCGGTGTATCGCATATCGCTGCAGTTACGCGGATAACCACCCCGGCgaacagcagcacggcggttAACAACGCGTCTGTGCCAAGCCGAGCTAACATTTCTGGCATACCTCGGATCCTCAACAGCCACGTTGTACAGCCGCCGCATctacagcagctgctcgcacCGCCGCAACAGACACCAGCGGCCTTCGGTGGTATAgggccgtcgccggcgcctaTGGCTACCGTCACTTCGACCCCGCATCGGCAACAGGGCTGGcccgacgcggcgcaggacAAGGGCGGGGCAGCCTCTCCGGCCGGAGCTGTAGACGGCGCGCCCGTGTGCGCCGGAGACAACCGTAGCAAAGGGATGTTCGGCAAAGAGGGCGACGGGAACTGCCGTCGCGATGAGGGCAGCGgcccgcacggcggcggcgatgcccgCAGCCGCAACTGCAACGATAAacccgccgcagccgccagccCGAAACTAGCACACACGAAGATTCAGGTAGGCATGCGCTTGCGTCGATGGATCATCATTAATCGCATCGGCGCCGGATCCTTCGGTGAAACGTTCACTGCCATGGAGGTGGACGGCccggccgaggaggaggatagTCTCACCGTAGCCTCGGAGAACATGAAGCTACTGGAAAATTTGCCCCCGGTAGAGGAGCGTAACGAGGTGTGCATTAAAGTGGagcaagaaaacaaaaatgTACTGCGACTAGAGGCGCTGGCCTTGAAAAAGGTGCAGCCGTGCCCCCAAGTCGTGCGCTATCTTGGTAGCGGCTGCACTAATGGAATGAACTACCTGGTGATGGAAAAGTTAGGCTCGAACCTAgccgagctgcgccgtcgaAGCCAGCATGGCACTTTCAACATCTACACGACACTCAAAGCCGGCGTCTCGTGCCTGACAGCGATCCGCGGAGTTCACGACCTTGGGCTGGTACACCGCGACATCAAGCCGTCGAACTTTGTTACCGGGCTGCCCGGCACTCCGGACCACACCACGTGCTACTTGATCGACTTCGGCCTCGcccgccgcttccgccgctCGAACGGCGAAATCCGCCCGCCGCGCGAAAACGCCGGGTTTCGTGGAACGAGCCGGTACGCCTCTGTCGCCTCGCATCACCACCAGGAGCTGGGCCGCGTAGATGACTTGTGGAGCTTGCTTTTCATGCTCGTAGAGTTTGCCACCGGCACCCTACCGTGGCGCAAGTACAAGGAGAAGGATGACATTGGGCGCTGCAAGGAGGAGTCCATCAGCCCGCATCTCGTGCGCAACCTGCCACGAGAGTTTCAGCCCTTCTTAGCTCATTTGCAGACCCTCCGCTACGAGGACGAACCGGACTACGACCTGCTCCTCACGCTCATGCATCGCGCGCTGGAGCGTCGCGGCTATCCGCCCAATAAGCCGGTAGAGTGGGAGATCGACTCGTCATTGGCGGACTCTTGCATAGACGCCGACGGTGCCCCTGTCGTGAACGCGGGTGCTGGAGCGGTGCAGggctcggcggcgcacctTCGCGATGTCGGCCCGGCACCTGACGCCGCGGGAAATGGGCATTCGATCGACGGCAACGCTAGTGGCAGACCGCTGCAACCGCCACCTCGTAGGGCAGCTCCACTGCCTGGCGCTGTAGAAATGGGTTCACGAGAGCTCCTGCACATGCCCCTGCACCCCGATGCGGCCCAACCGAACAGCGCTGCCAGCCGCGTAGGCAGCGGCAATGGCGCTGCAGGAAatggcgccaccgcgagtGGATACCCGGCAGACGCTCTGCATCCGCATAACAGCGGCACACTACGTGTGAGCGAGGTTGACATTGGCGGCTCTGGCGCTTGTCAGGATAGTATGCACGGCAACCCGCCGGTCGGGGTAGATGTTTCCGTGCAGAACCGTGGACCGCGCCCGCAAGGCGATTCTGTCGACATTCCTCTCACTACAGCGTGTCTTGCCGCCGAAGGCAGCGAGTCACCCCGCGCACAAGCCAGTTCGGGCGAGTACGACCACAACGAATACTCCCTGCGTGAAAACGGTAGCGGTGCGTATAGTCCCCCCATGGCGCCTGTTTCCTATTTTAATGCCGCGGTAGCTTCTGGCGCTGATCCGCCCGGCAGCTCCCCAGCAGCTGGGTCGCTGGCGAACTCAGCGCTGGAACCAAACAACGCTACTCACTGGAGAGAGACGGCCGCCGAGCGCAACGGGTTAAAGCGCCGATCGGGTCAACAGCAGCGCGAAAACGAATGCGACATTCCAGACATCACGAAGAGGGGGGCAGGCCGATGGCATCAGCACATGGTCGGCCCCACCGCCGATCTTGACGCCTCCGTGGCAGCAGACGAGCAAGGGGAGGCGCACTACGGTAAGGATGGTAAGGCGTCATCTAAGAAGAAGTTACAGTGCGAATGCGTTGTAATGTAG